The genomic stretch GACCCCATTCAGATGGCGAAGCTGATGATCGACCACATCGATAAAAAACGCAAAGCCCTGGGTATCGACAAGGCCCGCGAGCGCGTCCTCTTCGACATGGATATGCGCCGCTCTATGGAGGCAGTCTAGATGTCTAAAATCATCGCTTCCGCCGCCATCCGGGGGGCCTATAAAATCATCGAGCGCGCCGAGGGCAAATATCAGGAAGCTCTAAAAAAATGGGGGCCGGACCAGGGGGTGGGTTTCCCCAACACGGCCTACTATCTCCCTATCATTTACGCCATTCTCGGTCTAAAGGTGGAGAAACTGGGGGACATGAAAGCCGTTCTCGAGCGCTGTCGCCGCTTGCTGCCTCCACTGGTGCGCGAGATTCATCCGCTGCCCTACCTGGCCCCGGCGCTGGATGCCGGCATGGCGACCCTGTTCGCCGAGGAGATTATCGAGGCCATCCGTTATCTTGAGACGCCTGACTTTTATACCAAAATGGAGGACCCCTCGGACGACAACCTCTGGCTGGGCGCCGCTGATGATGTCATCCTGCGCAAACGCGGCGTGGAGTTTGTGGACGGAACCGCGCCAGGATTCGCCGCCATACTGGGAGCAGCGCCCACCAAAGAAATCGCCGCCAAAATCGCCGGCGAACTTCAGCAAAAAAACCTCTACGTCTTTATGTGCGCCGAAAACTGCGGCCAGCGTTTCTCCGAGCAACTGGTAAGCGCAGGCGTGCAGATAGGATGGCCGACGCGGCTCGTTCCGTTCGGGCCGGATGTGTCGGCCACCGTTTTCGCCATTGGTTTCGCCGCCCGCGTGGCCATGTCTTTCGGTAGTGTCAAGCCCGGCGATTACAGGGCCAACCTGATATACAACAAGGACCGCACCTTCGCCTTCGCCATGCCCCTGGGCTATGTCAGCGACGAGTGGTACGCCAATGCCGCCGGGGCTATTAATTTCGGCTTCCCCACTATCGCCGACACTCCTATTCCCGAGGTGCTTCCCAGCGGTATCTGCAGCTACGAGCATGTGGTATCCAATGTTCCGCATGACAAAATAGTGACGCGGGCGCTGGAAGTACGCGGCCTCAAGGTTAACGTGGCCGAGGTGCCCGTCCCGGTGGCTTACGGCCCGGCTTATGAAGGAGAGCGCGTCAGGGGAGACGACATTTACCTGGAATGCGGCGGAGGCCGCACCCAGATGGTTGAATGGATCACCTCCAGGCGCATGGACGAGGTGGAAGACGGCCGGATTGAGGTCATAGGCCCGGAAATCACCGACGTGCCGGCAGGCTCCAAGCTGCCGATGGCTATCGCAGTGGAGGTGGCCGGACGACAGATGCAGGAGGACTACGAACCCATACTGGAGCGTCAGGTGCATCACCTGATCAATTACGCCCAGGGCGTGATGCACATCGGCCAACGCGACATCGCCTGGATCAGGATAAGCAAGTCCGCCGTAGAAAAGGGCTTCCGCCTGCGTGACATCGGGGTCATACTGCACTCCAAGCTGCACCAGGATTTCGGGCGCATCTTCGACAAGCTTCAGGTAAAAATCTACACCACCGATGACAAAGTCAAAGAGGTCGCGGCCACGGCCAAGGCCATTTATGCAGTGCGCGACGCCCGCATCGAGGGCATGACAGACGAGACCACCGATACTTATTATTCTTGCCTGCTGTGCCAGTCCTTCGCCCCCAGCCACGTGTGCGTGGTCTCGCCGGAGCGCACCGGCTTGTGCGGCTCCTACAACTGGATGGACTGCAAGGCCTCTTTCGAAATCAATCCCACCGGCCCCAACCAGCCCGTTCCCAAGGGCGAGCCTATCGATGCCCGCCTGGGGCAGTGGAAGGGGGTCAACGAGTTTATCTTCAAAGCCTCGCGCGGCAAGATGCCCTCATATAACTTCTAC from Dehalococcoidia bacterium encodes the following:
- the cdhC gene encoding CO dehydrogenase/CO-methylating acetyl-CoA synthase complex subunit beta — encoded protein: MSKIIASAAIRGAYKIIERAEGKYQEALKKWGPDQGVGFPNTAYYLPIIYAILGLKVEKLGDMKAVLERCRRLLPPLVREIHPLPYLAPALDAGMATLFAEEIIEAIRYLETPDFYTKMEDPSDDNLWLGAADDVILRKRGVEFVDGTAPGFAAILGAAPTKEIAAKIAGELQQKNLYVFMCAENCGQRFSEQLVSAGVQIGWPTRLVPFGPDVSATVFAIGFAARVAMSFGSVKPGDYRANLIYNKDRTFAFAMPLGYVSDEWYANAAGAINFGFPTIADTPIPEVLPSGICSYEHVVSNVPHDKIVTRALEVRGLKVNVAEVPVPVAYGPAYEGERVRGDDIYLECGGGRTQMVEWITSRRMDEVEDGRIEVIGPEITDVPAGSKLPMAIAVEVAGRQMQEDYEPILERQVHHLINYAQGVMHIGQRDIAWIRISKSAVEKGFRLRDIGVILHSKLHQDFGRIFDKLQVKIYTTDDKVKEVAATAKAIYAVRDARIEGMTDETTDTYYSCLLCQSFAPSHVCVVSPERTGLCGSYNWMDCKASFEINPTGPNQPVPKGEPIDARLGQWKGVNEFIFKASRGKMPSYNFYSIIVDPATACGCMECIAAILPMCNGVMTVNREFAGMTPSGMKFTTLAGTVGGGISTPGFVGHSKYNIAQRKFLAAEGGIKRLVWMPKMLKEELRDRFNARAQEIGIPNLLDMIADESVGDTEEAILTFLTEKGHPALTMEPIM